AGGAACGTACAAGACCGCCGCCGCGCGGTCGATGGATGCTCGGAGCATGACCGACACCGACTACGCCCCGGATGCCGTCGTGCGCTTCGACACGAAGACGGTCGTGCTGCTGCGCGACGGCCTCGCGCCGTGGCAGGAGCTCAACGTGACGGCGTTCCTCATGAGCGCGATCGCCACAAGCGAGCCGGGCCTCGTGGGCGAGCCGTACCGCGACGCCGATGGCACGGAGTACCTGCCCATGCTGCGCCAGCCCGTGCTCGTGCTCGCGGCATCGGGTGAGGTGCTCGCGTCGGCGCGCGAGCGGGCGCTCGGCCGCGGCATCCCGCTCGCGATCTACACGCGCGAGCTGTTCTCGACGGGCCACGATGCGGCCAACCGCGCGGCCGTCGCCGCCGTCGGGGGTGCCGAGCTCGACCTCGTCGGCATCGGGATGCGGGGCCCGCGCAACGCCGTCGACCGCGTCGTGAAGGGCGCGCGGATGCACGAATAGGGCGCGCACGCCCCGCGGGTGCCAGGATGGAGTCGCGCTTACGATCGGGGGTCGGCGATGACGTACCGCTCTGCTCCGGATGACGGCGTCGCGCAGCTCTCGCGGATCATGCGCGAGGCCGCGACGGAGGCTCCCGCCCCCGGCGAATCCGCATCCGAGACCCGCCCACCCCGCATGCACGAGCGCCTCGGCCCGGACGGTCGACGTCGCGGCCCGCGCGGCGGGGTCATCGCCGGCATCGTCGCCGTGCTCGTCGTCGCGCTCGTCGGCGGCTACGTCGGCTGGGCGCTCACCGCCCCGCTGCCCGCGGCAGCCGGCGACGCCGTCACCCCGACCGCCGCGGCGGGCGCACCCGCGCGCCTCGACCTGCCGGTCGACGGCGCCTACGCGCTGAGCGTCACGGGCGGCGAGGAGTTCCTCGGCACCGGCGGACTCGACGTCGTCAGTTCCGACGAGCAGCGGTCGATGGCAAGCATCACGAAGGTCGTCACCGCCCTCGTCATCCTCGACGCGAAGCCGCTCGCGAGCCCCGACGACCCCGGGCCCACGATCACCTTCAGCAAGGCCGACCACGACCTCTACGACGCCTACTACGTTCAGGACGCGACGATCGCCGCGATGCCGACCGGCAGCCGGATGTCCCTCCACGACGCGCTCGAGATGATGCTCGTCGTCTCGGCCACGAACTACGCGGATGCCGTCTCGACCTGGGCGTTCGGCTCGCGCTCCGCTTTCCTCCGGGCGACGAGCGCCTGGCTCGCCGCCAACGGCTTCAGCCGCACGACCGTCGTCGAGCCGACCGGCATCGACCGCCGGAACGTGAGCACGCCGTCGGAGTTGCTCGCCCTCGGGCGCCTCGCGATGGCGGACCCGGTGGTCGCGGGCATCGTGGGGCGCGCGGCTCTCCGCGTCCCGGGCTTCGAGGGCGCGTCGAACACGAACGCGCTGCTCGGCACCGAGGGCATCCGCGGCATCAAGACGGGCACCCTCGACACGTCGAACCTGCTGTTCTCGTCGCTGCTCGACGTCGGCCTTGAGGAGCCGCTCGAGATCACGGGCGTCGTGCTCGGCGCCCAGACGCGAGACAGCGTCACGCTGGAGGTGCGGGCCTGGCTCGAGAGTATCCGGCTGGGGTTCCACGAGGTCGTCGCGAATGAGAAGGATCTGGCGATCGGCACCTACTCGACGCCGTGGGGCGAGAGCTCCCGCATCCTCCTCGCCGAGGAGGCGCGGCTGCTCACCTGGTCGGACACGCCCATCGAGGCGACGCTCGGCGAGCTGCGCCTCGAGACGGGCGCGGCAGGGGAGCAGGTCGGCGAGCTCACGTGGACGGCTGGCCCGCGCACGGTGACGGTGCCCGTCGTGCTGGAGAGCACGATCCACCCGCCCGACGAGTGGTGGCGGCTGACGCATCCATCCGAGATCGGCTGAGACTCTGCGGGCCCCGCGGGGCTGTCAACCCCCTGTCAGGCGTGGCGCGCGCCGGGGATCCTCGACGCATGACGAAGGACACGAACGACAACGGCATCGCCGACGGCTCCGTCGACCCCGACATCGCCCCCACGCCCCCCGACGAGGACGCGGAGAAGGACGACGACCCGCAGGGCATGAAGGGTCAGCTCGACGACTCGATGGACGGCCTCGAGGAAGGCGACGACGTCGGAGAGGCGTCGCGCGGCATCCCCCAGGACTAGCGCCCAGGCGGCGCCGGATCAGACGGTCGCGTCGAGCGCGAGCACGCCCGCCCCGACGGCGCACACGGCGTCGCCGAGGCCCGCGAGCTCGACGCGCACCGCGCGCGCCGCGGGGCCCATGGCTCCCCCGGCGACGATGCGCCGCACGGGATCGAGCAGCTGCGAGCCCGAGCGCGTGACGCCGCCCCCGAGCACGACGACCTCGGGCTCGAGGATGTTGACGAAGTCGGTCACGGCCTGGCCGAGCAGTTCGACCGTCTCCTCCCAGATGACGGATGCGAGCGGGTCGCCCTCGGCCGCGGCGCGCGCGACGTGCTCGGCGGTCGTCGGCGCCGTGAGGTGCGTCTCGAGTTCCCCGCGCTCGATGAGCTCGTCGGCGCGGCGCCCGATGAAGGTTCCGGAGGCGTAGGCCTCGAGGCAGCCGCGTCGGCCGCATAGGCATTCGCGGCCGCCGCGTACGACGGTGATGTGGCCGAACTCGCCGCCGTTGCCCGCGGCACCGCGGTGCAGGCGCCCGTCGATGACGGCCCCGCCGCCGATGCCGGTCGAGATCGTGAGATAGATCGACGACCCGCTGCCCGCTGCGGCGCCGTGCCGGTACTCGGCGAGGGCGGCGAGCGTCGCGTCGTTCTCGAGGAAGGCGGGGAGCCCGAACTCGTCGCGCGCGCGGTCGACGATGGGGATGTCGATCCAGCCGGGCAGGTGCAGCGGGCCCGTGAGCACGCCGGCAGCCGCATCCAGCGGCCCGCCGCACGAGATCCCGACGCCGCGGATGCCGCCCGCCGCCTCGGGGGCGGCGGCCATCGCCCGCCGACCCAGCTCGAAGAGCCGCGGGATGATGACGTCGGGCCCCTCCTCGCGGCGGGTGGGCTCGACCGTGAAGCCGTGGATGCGGCCGTCGGCGGTCACGACCCCCGCGGCGAGCTTGGTGCCGCCGATGTCGAGCGCGAGCGCGGCGTCCATGGTGTCTCCTCGCTCGAGGCGGCGCGGTGTGAACGGCATGTGGTAACGATGCCACACGCGACTATAGGCGACCCCGAGCGGTGAAGCAATGCCGGATGACACGATCGGTCGGCGAAAGCAAGGGGTCGCGGGAACCGGGTGCGGGAGCGACAGTGAGAGGGCACCGTCACGAAGGAGACCCCCATGCGCGCACGCGCCCGCACGCCCCTCGCCGTCGGCATCGCCCTCGCGATCGCCGTGCCGGCAGCCGTGTTCGTCACGAACGCCGTCGACCGCCGTCGGCCGAAAGCCGCTGCGCCCCTGCTCAGCGGGCTCTGCGTGCCCTCGCTCTCTCCGTCGCCGGTGCCCCCGGAGCACCCGCACGCCCTGACCTGAGCCGGGCGCCGGGCCGGGTCACACCCGCTCGGCCACCACGACGTCGACGATCGCCTCGACGTGCTGACCGAGCCGCAGCTCGCCGATCGTCACATCGATCGCGAGCCGGTTGCGGCGCGACACCGCGTCGCCCGTCGTCACGCGGAACACGAGCTCGCGCTCCTCGCCCGGAGCGAGGGTCGCACGCGCGACGGACGGTTCGACCGCCCAGCCGTGCGGCACGACGGGCGTGAGCACGGCATCCGCCTCGCTCGCGTGCGGGTTGCGCACCACGGCGCGGTAGTCGAGCGCCGAGTGCGGCTCGGCCGCCGCCCGATACGGGTAGAGCCGGCAGAGCACGCCGTCGGCGCCGAGGTCGAGCTCGTCGAGCGGCAGCAGCTCGTGATGCAGCTCGTCGAGGTTCGCGCCCGCCTGCAGCAGGTACTCGAGGTACGCGGGGTCGGTCGTGCGCGGCTCCCAGTGGCCGCTCAGCAGCAGGCCGGGCGCGATGCGCCGGTAGAGCTGCGCGCTCGCGACGTAGTCGCCCAGACGGAAGCGGTTGCGGTACTGGTAGTTCAGGATCTCGCGGCGCTCGCCGGGGAGGCCCAGGTTCTCCTGCTGGTCGCCCGTGAACACGACCTTCACGCCGTCGACCTCGACCTCGAACGCCGCCGCGAAGAGCGTGTGGCCGGGCTGGTCGTGCACCGTGATCTCGTACTCGTTCCAGCGCACCGTCTCGCCGAGCGGCAGCGAGCGGTCGGCGACGATCGGCTCGTACCACTGGCACGGCAGGTCGTGCTCCCACGGGTCGGCGAGCACGGGCGCGACGTGCTCGGGCGCCCAGATCTCGGTGCCCTCGACGTCACGCAGCAGCGGCATCCCCGCTACGTGGTCGTCGTGGTAGTGGGTCGCGAGCACGGCCGAGATGCGGGTGACGCCGAACTGCTTCTTGAGCGCGGGGAGGGATGCGAGCCACGGTCGGCGGGACGCCCGGTCCTGGCCCGTCGGCAGACCCGTCGTCATGTCATAGCCGTAGTCGACGAGCAGCGCCTCGCCCGTGCGCGACAGCAGCACGTAACTGCACGAGAGGCTTGAGCGGTTGAGCAGCAGGTGCTCGGTGAGCGGCACGTAGGGGTTCCGCAGGCGGTCGACGAGGTTCCAGTCGTGCCAGCGGCGCGAGTCGACGTACGCGTTCATGCGCTCGGCGAGCAGCGTGAGCGCGGCCACGGCATCCGTCATGACGTCGCCGTGCGAGGGCAGCAGCCGGTCGGGTCGCTCGTCGGCGAGCAGGTGGCAGCTGAGCACCGCCATCGCGGGCCCCTCGGTGGCCGTGTAGCTCCACTGCGTCGCGGCGAGCGACCACACCTTGCCGGGCGCGTAGATGAGGTCGCCCGTGAAGGCGAGGCGCTCGCCGTCGCGGTGCACGAGATAGCTCACCGAGCCGACCGTGTGGCCGGGCGTCGGAAGCGGACGCACGTCGACGCCGCCGACCGTCCACCAGCGGTACTCGGGCACGGTGCCGTGCACGGGCACGGGGTCGAGCAGCGAGAAGCGGTCCTGGCGCACGTTGTAGTCGTTGTCGAGCGTGCGGGTGGCCCACATCTCGTCGACGCGCGCGAAGAGGTCGACCTCGACGGGCGGCACGTGGATGCGAGCACCGTGGTCGACCGCGCGCGGGAGGCCCTGCGCCTGGTCGCGGTGATGGTGCGTCATGAGCACGTCGGTGATGCGGTCGATGCCGAGCGCGGGGAGCGCGTCGAGCGCCGCGCCCGCCCCGAAGTCGATCGCGATCGCCGTGCGCGCGCCGTCCTCGGCGGGCCGGTCGGCGACGATGAGGTAGACGTTGCACGTGTCGGGCACGAGCCACACCCCGCGCGCGACCTCCCGCGGTGCCGCGCTCACGCCCGGGCCTCGCGGTAGGCGCGCCAGCTCGCGGCGACGCGCTCGAGGTCGGCGCCCTCGATGCGCTCTCCGCTGTTGTCGATCGCCTCGACGTAGTAGAGCGCCGGCACGCCGTAGCGCGGCTGCGCCTCCACGTAGGCGAGCCACGACGCGCGGTCGGGCATGGGCCACTGGTCGGTGTCGACGAGGTGCTCGGGCAGCACGCGCGACGCGATGCCGTGGCGCATCGCGAGCTGGTCGGTCACGGGCACGCGCTTCCGGTGCACGTCGCGCTCGGTCACGTCGTTGAGGCGCACCATGTCGCACACGTCGCCGAACGACGGATGCACGGCGTGCGCGACGAGCAGCGCGTCCGGCTTCGTCTCGCGCGCGGCCGTCGCGATCGTCTCGAGCAGCAGGTGCACGGCGGCGATGCCCCACACGCCGTCGGTGCCGGTGAGGCTCGCGCCGCTCGGGCCGCGCTGCGTGAAGTCGATCTTGAAGCCGTCGGCATCGAGGCCGTCGGGTCCGAGCAGGCGCCGCACGATGCCCGCGAGGCGCTCGCGGTAGCCGGGGTGCCCGGGGTCGACCGTGACGGGTTCGCCCACGGCGTTGCGCACGCACTCCTCCGCGGGGATGCCCTCGGCATCCCACGCCTTCCACCACAGCAGAACCTTGCGGCCCTCGGCGTGGCGCGCGTCGATCCACGCGCGCAGGTCGGGCCACTTGTCGGCGTCGACCTCGCCCGTGCCGTAGGCGGCCTGCCAGCGGTCGTCGATCACGATCGTTCCGGGGTCGACGTCGTGCGCGTCGAGCCGCGCGAGGAAGGCGTCGTATACGTCCTGGCGCGCGAAGTCGGGCGCGGCGCGCACCGTCGCGACGTCGTCCTCGACCGAGACGAGGGGGCCCGTCTCGGCGTCCGGGTCGTCGTGGTGCAGGCGGTGCGCGGCGCGCGCGCACTGGGCGCCCCATCCGCAGAACAGCGGCTCGGTCCACCAGTCGGCGGCGGGGCGGGGCGACGGCGCGTGGCCGTGCGCCGCGAGGTCGGCGCGGTAGTCGTCGAGCACGCCCCATCCGGATGCCGCGGGCCGCAGCACGAGCGCGGGCGAGCACCACGCGCCCCACACGGGCGTGTGCCCCTCGTAGTCGAGCTGCAGCAGGAAGCCCCCGTCGAGCGGCTTGTAGCGCACCGTCGTCATCGTGAGCTCCTGCACGGGCGCGCGCAGCCACATCCCGAGCCAGTCGCCGGCGGGCGGCCGCGTGGCCTCGGTCGGCGCCTCGCGCGAGAGGCCGAAGGCGAGCGGCGGGGG
The Protaetiibacter sp. SSC-01 genome window above contains:
- a CDS encoding DUF2000 domain-containing protein codes for the protein MTDTDYAPDAVVRFDTKTVVLLRDGLAPWQELNVTAFLMSAIATSEPGLVGEPYRDADGTEYLPMLRQPVLVLAASGEVLASARERALGRGIPLAIYTRELFSTGHDAANRAAVAAVGGAELDLVGIGMRGPRNAVDRVVKGARMHE
- a CDS encoding D-alanyl-D-alanine carboxypeptidase family protein — translated: MTYRSAPDDGVAQLSRIMREAATEAPAPGESASETRPPRMHERLGPDGRRRGPRGGVIAGIVAVLVVALVGGYVGWALTAPLPAAAGDAVTPTAAAGAPARLDLPVDGAYALSVTGGEEFLGTGGLDVVSSDEQRSMASITKVVTALVILDAKPLASPDDPGPTITFSKADHDLYDAYYVQDATIAAMPTGSRMSLHDALEMMLVVSATNYADAVSTWAFGSRSAFLRATSAWLAANGFSRTTVVEPTGIDRRNVSTPSELLALGRLAMADPVVAGIVGRAALRVPGFEGASNTNALLGTEGIRGIKTGTLDTSNLLFSSLLDVGLEEPLEITGVVLGAQTRDSVTLEVRAWLESIRLGFHEVVANEKDLAIGTYSTPWGESSRILLAEEARLLTWSDTPIEATLGELRLETGAAGEQVGELTWTAGPRTVTVPVVLESTIHPPDEWWRLTHPSEIG
- a CDS encoding ROK family protein — its product is MDAALALDIGGTKLAAGVVTADGRIHGFTVEPTRREEGPDVIIPRLFELGRRAMAAAPEAAGGIRGVGISCGGPLDAAAGVLTGPLHLPGWIDIPIVDRARDEFGLPAFLENDATLAALAEYRHGAAAGSGSSIYLTISTGIGGGAVIDGRLHRGAAGNGGEFGHITVVRGGRECLCGRRGCLEAYASGTFIGRRADELIERGELETHLTAPTTAEHVARAAAEGDPLASVIWEETVELLGQAVTDFVNILEPEVVVLGGGVTRSGSQLLDPVRRIVAGGAMGPAARAVRVELAGLGDAVCAVGAGVLALDATV
- a CDS encoding MBL fold metallo-hydrolase, with protein sequence MSAAPREVARGVWLVPDTCNVYLIVADRPAEDGARTAIAIDFGAGAALDALPALGIDRITDVLMTHHHRDQAQGLPRAVDHGARIHVPPVEVDLFARVDEMWATRTLDNDYNVRQDRFSLLDPVPVHGTVPEYRWWTVGGVDVRPLPTPGHTVGSVSYLVHRDGERLAFTGDLIYAPGKVWSLAATQWSYTATEGPAMAVLSCHLLADERPDRLLPSHGDVMTDAVAALTLLAERMNAYVDSRRWHDWNLVDRLRNPYVPLTEHLLLNRSSLSCSYVLLSRTGEALLVDYGYDMTTGLPTGQDRASRRPWLASLPALKKQFGVTRISAVLATHYHDDHVAGMPLLRDVEGTEIWAPEHVAPVLADPWEHDLPCQWYEPIVADRSLPLGETVRWNEYEITVHDQPGHTLFAAAFEVEVDGVKVVFTGDQQENLGLPGERREILNYQYRNRFRLGDYVASAQLYRRIAPGLLLSGHWEPRTTDPAYLEYLLQAGANLDELHHELLPLDELDLGADGVLCRLYPYRAAAEPHSALDYRAVVRNPHASEADAVLTPVVPHGWAVEPSVARATLAPGEERELVFRVTTGDAVSRRNRLAIDVTIGELRLGQHVEAIVDVVVAERV